The DNA segment CAAAAGTTTGTTGGAAGCCTGAATCAAGACCACAGGGAAGACCAAGGGCTCCAGAGCAGGATGTTCACGATGAGGCATTACCTGTTTCTCAAGATGAATATGAAAGGTCAATATCACTTGTTCAAACATTTACAATGTAAGTTCTTCTGCCTGCCTTTACTGGTTGTTCGCATCTTAAGCTTTTCCAGTTTAATTAACTTTCTCTCTGTGTTTGCCTAATAACTGAGATTGTTTAAAACTATCAGTGGATTGTTAGATTGTTTACATTACCAGtggatgattcaagctttgtggtGTGTTGATTTCTTCTTAATTGTTTGAGGTAAATTATTTTAGTGCATTGAAGTTGAATTCTTTAGTTCCATGTTGGGGTTTAGAAGTTTGATGTATTCCAGATTTATCTGAAGATACTAGATAGAGGAAAATCAGTCTAATAAAAAGTTACTTGTATAAGAAATTTGTTATCTGGTTAAGAGATTTTGGAAGATACCTGTCTAAGAAGCtcgaataaacaaaatgattcagCATTCATGCTTGATTGATTTTGTTGGGTGCCTGAGCATATGAAAATGTCAATCGGAATTTAAAGCTCCTTAACACTTGTCAGGTATTTTTTAGGATAGAGGCTGATATCTGAAAGGGCTTTTAGTTTGTTGGAGGTCAAATTTGAAACAATATGCAGATGAAAATGAAAGATAGCATCAAAATATCAGACTTTGCCTAAAACCTGCAATGCCATGAGTTTGATTTCCAAGTCTGTCTATACAGGTGAATGATttgtttattataataattaatcCAAATTTTATTTTACCCCTCACACTAGGATTGCTGACTTAACACCATGTTCAGGAGAATTTGTTTGAATGAGGTTATCTTTGCCAGATTGTGGATTAGAGAACATATGTGCAGTGTCCATGATTTGGAAGATCTTCCTGAAACAGTTTTGGTTAAGAGTTTTAGGAAGTGGTTCCATTACTAGGAGGGTATCTATGTATTTCCTTACCATATAATCTTCCGTTTTCTAGGGAACTTTATGTCACACCATTGGATGGCCCAGTGGTTAGAACATTTATGTTGTCTATCAAAATATACTCGTTATTCTGGTAGTTGAACTACTCAAACACTAGGACTGTCCATGAGTAGGACAGCCATGTCACTGTCAATAATATCTTTGTGTTTCTAGGACATATGACACTGATTTCTGGATCACATAGACTATATAACTACCAGAAGAGTCAGTATGAAGCATCTTTACAGTTGCATTGAGTCAATGCTTTTGTTAAAATTGAGATTGCAAGGATTTGTGTTGTACATTTGGAGCTGTAATGGATAACAAATTTATAGTGAAGCAAATAGGAATAGCATTAAATATAGAAATCATGGTTTAGTTTATGTTGTTGCATTTTGAACATATATATTCtaggatttttaaaaatattcaaagaaaaaaagaatactgACAAATTATTCTTGTTTAGCTGAGTTTCATCTTGGTGAAATAGTTCTTGTTGAAAGCACTTTGAGTTGGGAAGGACACATTAGGAAGCAGGTGTAGTATCAAAATCTTCTAAAAGTTCATTCGGTACCAAAGAAAAATGAGATAACTTCTTAAATTTCAAAATTGtagttcatcattctccttctgcCGAGGTAAGACTTCTGGGTAGCAACTGGTTTCTTGCTTTCCAGAGTGGGAGAGTGCGCTGATCAAGAATGGGGGCCGAGGCGGCAGGCAGTAGTTAATTGAGATATTATATCTGTTCTACCATTCCCCTTGTCAGCAGTGAACTGAGGAATTAAGTTTATCTTTACTTATTCTGGTTTTTAAATGGGAAGTCAAGTGCACAAGTCTCCTACCAATCTGGGTTTTGCCCTTGCAAACGCAGGAGCTCTCCTTCTAGCTTAAAGTCTTGACACCTAGGTATCAAGTGGCAACTTAAAGTGTCACCCAGGAATGGGATCGTTTAATTCTGACATGTGATATCTGGAAATTGTAGCTAATCATTCTTCTTTAGCATTAGTTACTTAAGATTTTATGTTCATCAGAGtagttattttcgataagaagatTTATATGGTGACTTAGCTGGCATTAGAAATTCTCagtcatatatgtatatgttgtgTGGGTAACCAAGGGACTTTATTTGAAGGGAGATGATTTGCTAGTATGCCAGTCATTATTTTATAATGTTTCCTTACCGCAGTTGATTACCTTCAGGGAGCTTGAAGGTTCAGATGCTATCATACCTAGAAGAGGCATTAATCCAGGATTTAGTCTTCATGCAGGCTGCATAGGTTAGATATGAAATGGTTCCAAATTATACCATGCAGGATATACTTTTTGTTATATCGAGACATCACACAGAGCTGAACCAAAATAGCATGAGCATAATATCAGTTGCTTTAACCTTTAGGTACTTTGGGACTGAGTAGGTTAGATATGAAATGGTTCAGAACTATACCATGCAAGATATGCATTTTGTTATATCAAGACATCACATAGAGATGAACCAAAATAGCATGAGCATAATATCAGTTGCTTTAACCTTCAGGTACTTTGGTGCAACTATGACAGATCCTTTAAGCTGTTTGTTTACTCATTGATGTGTCATCATCTATTAGCTGTTTTACTCATATGATTGTCCCTTAGGATACTAGTCAAAAGTTTGAAGGCCATAAATTAAGCCACTTGATTGTTGTTTTTTGATATAAAGTTCTTATTCAAGCATGATATATTACACTCtagttcatgacttaaaattctcAAATGCATAAGTCTCACTTTGACCAACAGGGGAAAGCATAATCAATCCGGACAAAGTAATCGTTCAAAGGGGTTTGTCATCTGACGAATGTTGCTTGCGTGAATCTTTTGCCATGAATCTGTGTGTTCTTTTGTCGATGATCAACTTTTCAGTAGTTGTGCCACGAGTATCTTGTGTCTCCATGGGCTTTATGGATGGCTTTGGGAAAGGAGATAATTAACTTGTGGTCAAAGAGGCGCCTGTGTTGCAAAAGAAGATTTTGATCCTTTCAGCAGAATTACTTACAAGGTGGTGAATATGGTTGTTGCTTAATCTAATATGTTTTTTAGCCTAGAAGCTCTTCATCTGACAGATAATTTCATTGGAAGCAAATTTTAGTTAATTTACGTCAACGTGAAGAAGGTAAATCTCGATTTATCTATTGTCCCTGCAGGCCAAACAATTTGAAAGACTGAATCCTCAATTTTGGATGAATGGGGAACCGGATTAGCTGGTGTTTCTGTCTAGGTAATCACATTTGGACAGCATTCTTGACCTCACACTAATTTATCAAACTGTGATGTCTTGTGAGGTTGAGTGTCTTTGTTATTTCAAATAACAGTGTCTTGTCAAATTAGCCACTCTTTTGTGTGGTCAAAATTTGTAAACTTGAGGGGTTAATGCTACCTGTAATGAAGAAATTGCAATAACCATGAATATGAGGTAATAATGTGACTGAAGTTTAAGTGATGATgctagattaaaagaaaaaatggaAGGAAAGAAGCTGTTTTGCTCTAATGTACTACTTGGTAACTACGTTTTGGACTTACCATAGTTGTTGTAGTGATGGTTCTTAGCAAAAATTTTTGTGGTCCAAATCAGTACAGGTTTTTGATATTAGTAACTTGATTTTTGGTtggtgattttatattttatgtaatTGCAACAAAGGAGATGAGAAAGCTACAGGGAATAGTTTTGCGAGCTGCGACTTCTGATTCGGTTGATGCCAATGCTGTGAtcgatcttgattttttggacaATCCCTTTTCTTGgtgtaataataaataaattttttgccAGATATGGTTTAGTCATGATCGTGTCTTTGTTGCTTTCCTATTTCCATTCTCTGTTATTCACTTATCATCCTTTCTTTTAAAACAAAAGCAACATTTATTGTAAAAACTTAGTTGGAGGTTTTAACCTCCTCTCGTCATCCATTTTATTgatgaaatataaaaatgataagtaaaaaaatattttaatatattaattatgtTTTCGGTAATGGCATATAATGGCTCTATTAGGGCGCACGAGTGGTTACTATGGATAAAGAGGAAGAGCAATGAGGTGAGGTGATAAAATAGGTGTTGGTATTGACGTAGATATAAAGTATTGAAAGGGTCATTCAACATCTGTGTTGACGTTGATGTAGATGCAGAGTGGCGTTGCTCTTCCTAGCATCGTTGTCGACGTCGATATAGATACAAAACGTTTCTACTCTACATTTGTATTTGTGTCAGTATCGATGCAAATAGAGAGAGTTTGGCATTTTTGTCATCGTCACGATCAAAAATGTAATTGggatattgaaattatttttttgtctattatttttatatttttattgataaaatcgatgatgttaGGTAAGTATAAttagtttttaaatttttataattataaaaattttaatataattttttttaaatttagatattaaaatattaaaatattttaattataaaaaaattagaggagtaatatgtaattaacccgcCTATATGGTCTCGGATACGGAGGTTTTAAACGTTAGTAATGATAGAAACTTATTGATTTTGCTTTTTTGCAAATGATTTAACGTCTGTTTTGAGAACCGACAAAATTTTGATGGATCACATGGTTCATTGATGTGAGACTTCAAATGTCATAATATATGGAGGTCACCTCTCATTTTTCCTTGTATTGGACTAATGTCAGCAGCTAAACATCATTCTTGATTCCTAATCAAGAATCCTTTTACCAGTTTGCACTATATGTGTCTTCAAGATTTCTTCGCTGTTCTAAGACTTGGGATAATGATCTCTTCTTGTGTGCTATCTTCTTTCTTTGAGAAGAGAAGAAATCTAACGTAAGTGATAAAAGATAGAGATAATTTACAATATATATAAACGCTAGGATCAAAGTAGCGAGCTGAATTATGATAGCATAATCATATTAATTAATTCCCTAATCAAACCTAGCATATGTAAGTTTAATATTATTGAAACCCAACTAATTAATTAGTGCCAAACGCATCTGTCGTCAAAACGCGTTGCCCAAATAATTATTCGCATTTTGCATTTTAATCCTCGATATCTCTCAATTATGCAAGTGTACCTAATATTCTCATTATGCTTCCATCATATTTCTAATCTTTTCCAATGGAGAACAACCGAACAGACTACTTCATGTATCCATGCTGAGGCCCACGCCACCGCCGACATACGTCAATGGTCTCGCCGCTTTACGGCACGCCGTTGGGGGCTGCGATCTCCACCTTCCATCCCCAATCCATCTCCTCGTCGGTGGCCACGGGCCAAAGTGGGCAGCAGTATAAGATCTGGTGCTGAGGCCCCTAACTCGCGAAGTGGCGAACCACTGTCGAAAACTGTAATGGCCGGAGTCCGCTCCGCCCGTCCCGCCACTGGCTTCCGCGCCTTCTTTTCCTACAAGGTCTTCGCCTCCGCCGTATTCACCCTCCTCTGCCTCGCCGCTGTCTCCGTCCTCCTCTCCTCCTACCCTTCCCACCCGACCGACGCCGCCGCCGTCCCCCGCCGCAGCTTCCTCGCCTCTGACCCCCTCCGCGCCCGCCTCGACCTAATCTACCGCCAGGCCGCTGATCACTCCGCCGTTGCCACTGCGTATGCGGCTTACGCTCGCCGCCTCAAGCTCGACTCCTCTCGCCAGCTCCACGTTTTTGAGGGCCTCGCCGCAGCCTTCTCCGATCTCTCCGCTCGCCTCGCCGCCCCCATCGACGACGAGGACGCCTTCCGCCCCCTCGAGAAAGAGGCCAAGGACCGCGTCAAGCTCGCCCGCCAGCTCGTCGGCGAGTCCAAGGAGGCCTTCGACACCCAGATCAAGATCCAGAAGCTAAGCGACACCATCTTCGCGGCCCGCGAGCAGCTCCACCGTTCCAAGAAGCTCGGTACACTCGCCGGATCCATCGCCGCCGGATCCACTCccaagagcctccactgcctcgcCATGCGTCTCATGGAGGAGAGGATCGCTCACCCCGAGCCCTACCGCCGCGCCACCGCCGCGGCCCCGTCCGATCTCGCCGACCCCGATCTCTACCACTACGCCATCTTCTCCGACAACGTGATTGCCGTCTCCGTGGCTGTCAACTCCGCCATCAAGAACGCGGAGGAGCCCTGGAAGCACGTGTTCCATGTCGTCACCGACCCCATGTACCTGCCCGCCATGCAGGTCTGGTTCGTCCGCCGCCCACCGGCTGGCGGCGCCAAGGTGGAGGTGAGGTCTGTCGCGGACTTTGGGTTCTTGAACGCTTCTTATTCGCCAGTGGTCCGGCTGGTTGAGGGTGGGCGGGGTGACCTGTCGGTGCTCAACCATCTGAGGTTCTACCTGCCCGAAATATTCCCTAAGCTGAGGCGAATTGTGCTCTTGGAGGACGATGTAGTGGTGCAGAAGGATCTGGCACAACTGTGGAGGCTCGATATGGATGGGAAGGTGAACGGGGCTGTCGAAACTTGCTTCGGTGGGTTCAGGAGGTACAACAGGTATTTGAACTTCTCGAATCATGAAATCCGGGATCGATTCAGCCCCAGAACATGTGCCTGGGCCTATGGGGTGAACGTCTTTGACCTCGGTGCATGGAGGAGAGAGGGATGCACCGAGCAATTCCATCAGTACCAGAGAATGGtgagacttcttcttcttcttctaccactTATGTCTAATGTTTC comes from the Musa acuminata AAA Group cultivar baxijiao chromosome BXJ1-10, Cavendish_Baxijiao_AAA, whole genome shotgun sequence genome and includes:
- the LOC135594647 gene encoding probable galacturonosyltransferase 9; its protein translation is MAGVRSARPATGFRAFFSYKVFASAVFTLLCLAAVSVLLSSYPSHPTDAAAVPRRSFLASDPLRARLDLIYRQAADHSAVATAYAAYARRLKLDSSRQLHVFEGLAAAFSDLSARLAAPIDDEDAFRPLEKEAKDRVKLARQLVGESKEAFDTQIKIQKLSDTIFAAREQLHRSKKLGTLAGSIAAGSTPKSLHCLAMRLMEERIAHPEPYRRATAAAPSDLADPDLYHYAIFSDNVIAVSVAVNSAIKNAEEPWKHVFHVVTDPMYLPAMQVWFVRRPPAGGAKVEVRSVADFGFLNASYSPVVRLVEGGRGDLSVLNHLRFYLPEIFPKLRRIVLLEDDVVVQKDLAQLWRLDMDGKVNGAVETCFGGFRRYNRYLNFSNHEIRDRFSPRTCAWAYGVNVFDLGAWRREGCTEQFHQYQRMNEDGTLWNPSSVLSAGLVTFYTTTKPLDKNWHVMGLGYNPSVSVDEIQNAAVIHFDGNMKPWLDVALNQYKHLWTKYVDTEMDFLQLCNFGL